A stretch of Mytilus edulis chromosome 11, xbMytEdul2.2, whole genome shotgun sequence DNA encodes these proteins:
- the LOC139494302 gene encoding uncharacterized protein produces the protein MPQVPKTHQQFLDAASIAEKTVQMTTAKPIENLTLQVANIASMEDRLSAMLTDKLSSSVAEKSAIQAHNNNQSNGPYQRQNYQQRPKTIFQQRKYHSPQSSSCQGCDFLMSTTKTSRNGDSTLQAQRKTTETQLLTTNTITDTPQTQRTEKQASTTHIITDTNTITDTDRNEDITTTETLTKPPTTDTITTQAQD, from the exons ATGCCTCAAGTACCAAAGACACATCAACAGTTTTTGGATGCAGCCTCGATTGCGGAGAAAACGGTCCAGATGACGACggcaaagcctattgaaaatctGACTTTGCAGGTAGCCAACATAGCCAGTATGGAGGACAGATTGTCGGCCATGTTAACGGACAAACTTAGCAGTAGCGTCGCCGAGAAGTCAGCCATACAGGCCCACAACAATAACCAGTCAAATGGACCGTACCAAAGGCAAAACTACCAACAACGACCGAAAACCATTTTCCAGCAACGAAAGTACCATAGTCCACAGAGTTCATCTTGTCAAGGATGTG ATTTTCTCATGTCAACGACAAAAACTAGCAGAAATGGGGATAGCACTCTCCAAGCACAAAGAAAAACAACTGAAACTCAGCTATTAACTACAAACACCATTACTGACACTCCCCAAACACAAAGAACTGAAAAACAGGCGTCAACTACACATATCATTACTGACACCAACACCATTACTGACACCGACAGAAATGAGGATATCACCACAACTGAAACGTTAACTAAGCCACCAACAACAGATACAATCACTACTCAAGCCCAAGATTAA